Proteins from a single region of Chromobacterium sp. ATCC 53434:
- the nuoI gene encoding NADH-quinone oxidoreductase subunit NuoI, whose protein sequence is MNSIRNFFKTFLLVELVKGLMVTGRYFFARKITVQFPEEKTPISPRFRGLHAQRRYANGEERCIACKLCEAVCPALAISIESEERDDGTRRTSRYDIDLTKCIFCGFCEEACPVDAIVETHIFEYHGEKRGDLYYTKPMLLAIGDKYEAEIAANKAADAKYR, encoded by the coding sequence ATGAATTCGATCCGCAACTTTTTCAAGACCTTCCTGCTGGTGGAGCTGGTCAAGGGCCTGATGGTCACCGGCCGCTACTTCTTCGCCCGCAAGATCACGGTTCAGTTCCCGGAAGAGAAGACGCCGATCTCGCCGCGCTTCCGCGGCCTGCACGCGCAGCGCCGCTACGCCAACGGCGAAGAACGCTGCATCGCGTGCAAGCTGTGCGAGGCGGTGTGCCCGGCGCTGGCGATCAGCATCGAGTCGGAGGAGCGCGACGACGGCACCCGCCGTACCAGCCGCTACGACATCGATCTGACCAAGTGCATCTTCTGCGGCTTCTGCGAGGAAGCCTGTCCGGTGGACGCGATCGTGGAAACCCACATCTTCGAATACCACGGTGAAAAACGTGGCGACCTCTACTACACCAAGCCGATGCTGCTGGCGATTGGCGACAAGTACGAGGCCGAAATCGCCGCCAACAAGGCGGCCGACGCCAAGTATCGCTAA